Proteins co-encoded in one Methylobacterium sp. WL1 genomic window:
- a CDS encoding SidA/IucD/PvdA family monooxygenase yields MSDHPLDLAGIGIGPFNLSLAAQLDAVGDLDAQFFDRAPAFDWHPGMMLPDVALQTSFLKDLVTAVNPTSPWSFLAYLVAQKRFYEFLNAEFEAVPRREFAQYLAWVAARLPSLRFGTAIREVRFEGRAFRLDGGRGTVKARNLALGVGLQPSLPGFAEKLDPCDHVHSSQVAFALDRFAGRRVAVIGGGQSGAEIVLNLLNRGSDAPAAVTWISRRPNFQPIDATPFTNELFTPGYVESFHTLPDARRRSTVARQKLAGDGISGATLQAIYRRLYNLRHLAEAPLATSLLPHRTVLDVDRVGGYRLIMRNGFDGGIEVAHADFVILATGYRYALPACLDPLRDRLVLDADGRPEIGSDFAATWDGPAGHRLFVLNGGLVSHGIAEPQLSLMAWRSGVIVNALAGRTIFETNPPSPPLAWSTSHPKQMSHERDGRP; encoded by the coding sequence ATGAGCGACCACCCCCTCGACCTCGCCGGCATCGGAATCGGCCCGTTCAATCTGAGCCTCGCGGCGCAGCTCGACGCGGTCGGCGACCTCGACGCGCAATTCTTCGACCGCGCGCCGGCCTTCGACTGGCACCCGGGCATGATGCTTCCGGACGTCGCGCTGCAGACCTCCTTCCTCAAAGACCTCGTCACGGCGGTGAACCCGACGAGTCCCTGGAGCTTCCTGGCCTACCTCGTGGCCCAGAAACGCTTCTACGAGTTCCTCAACGCCGAGTTCGAGGCGGTGCCGCGTCGGGAATTCGCGCAGTACCTCGCCTGGGTCGCGGCCCGGCTGCCGAGCCTGCGCTTCGGTACCGCGATCCGTGAGGTCCGCTTCGAAGGGCGCGCCTTCCGGCTCGACGGCGGCCGGGGGACCGTGAAGGCGCGCAACCTGGCCCTCGGCGTCGGGCTTCAGCCGAGCCTTCCCGGCTTCGCGGAGAAGCTCGACCCGTGCGACCACGTCCATAGCTCTCAGGTCGCCTTCGCCCTCGATCGGTTCGCAGGCCGGCGGGTGGCGGTGATCGGCGGCGGGCAGAGCGGCGCCGAGATCGTGCTGAACCTGTTGAACCGGGGATCGGACGCGCCGGCCGCCGTTACCTGGATCAGCCGCCGCCCGAATTTCCAGCCGATCGACGCAACCCCGTTCACGAACGAGCTGTTCACGCCCGGCTACGTCGAGAGCTTCCACACCCTGCCGGATGCCCGCCGCCGCTCCACGGTGGCACGCCAGAAGCTCGCCGGCGACGGCATCTCGGGCGCGACCCTGCAGGCGATCTATCGGCGCCTCTACAACCTGCGGCACCTCGCCGAGGCCCCCCTCGCCACGAGCCTGCTGCCGCACCGCACCGTGCTCGATGTCGACCGGGTCGGCGGCTACCGTCTCATCATGCGCAACGGCTTCGACGGAGGCATCGAGGTTGCGCATGCCGATTTCGTCATCCTGGCCACCGGCTACCGATACGCGCTGCCAGCCTGCCTCGATCCGCTGCGGGACCGCCTCGTCCTCGACGCGGACGGCCGGCCCGAGATCGGTTCCGACTTCGCCGCGACCTGGGACGGTCCGGCGGGCCACCGGCTCTTCGTCCTCAACGGCGGCCTCGTGAGCCACGGCATCGCGGAGCCGCAGCTCAGCCTCATGGCCTGGCGCAGCGGTGTCATCGTCAACGCCTTGGCAGGACGCACGATCTTCGAGACCAACCCGCCGTCGCCGCCCCTGGCTTGGTCGACGTCACACCCCAAGCAGATGTCTCACGAACGCGACGGCCGCCCTTAG
- a CDS encoding MTH1187 family thiamine-binding protein, whose translation MKVSADLCIVPMGVGPSVSPYVREIKAIIEASGLTATMHPNGTNIEAELSEVCALAERCEARLAELGVERTFFTLIFSTRRDKEQSMADKLAAVS comes from the coding sequence ATGAAGGTATCCGCCGACCTGTGCATCGTGCCGATGGGCGTCGGTCCGTCGGTCTCGCCTTACGTGCGTGAGATCAAGGCGATCATCGAGGCGAGCGGCCTGACCGCCACGATGCACCCCAACGGCACCAATATCGAAGCCGAGCTATCGGAGGTCTGCGCGCTGGCGGAACGCTGCGAGGCCAGGCTCGCCGAACTCGGCGTCGAGCGGACCTTCTTCACGCTGATCTTCTCGACCCGCCGGGACAAGGAGCAGTCCATGGCCGACAAGCTCGCGGCCGTCTCCTGA
- a CDS encoding metallothionein: protein MASVDVEMVKCACQDCVCVVQLTKAVSRDGKAYCCDECADGHKDHAGCEHAGCACHG, encoded by the coding sequence ATGGCCAGCGTCGACGTTGAGATGGTGAAATGCGCCTGTCAGGACTGCGTGTGCGTGGTCCAATTGACCAAGGCGGTGTCGCGGGACGGCAAGGCCTATTGCTGTGACGAGTGCGCCGACGGCCACAAGGATCACGCCGGCTGCGAGCATGCCGGCTGCGCCTGCCACGGCTGA
- a CDS encoding FdhF/YdeP family oxidoreductase, with translation MTDQNTGDVRIEPYDGPAGGWGSARSLVEILTREGVPVTGSAMLLKHNKPDGYMCTSCAWAKPAKPLAFEYCENGAKATAWEQTRRRATPDFFADHTVTELSGWSDYALEEQGRLTHPMRYDPETDRYRPVPWTEAFAEIGRELKALRDEDPKSAVFYASGRASLETSYMWALFARLYGNNNLPDSSNMCHEPTSVALPQSIGAPVGTVLLEDFESTDLIFFFGQNVGSNAPRMLHPLQEARRRGAQIITFNPLRERGLERFTNPQSPVEMLTRSATKISTQYHQVKAGGDLAALTGLCKSLLAMDREATASGRPAILDHAFIAEHTHGFAEFVAFCDREDWAAIERRSGLTRPALEAAAGAYARAKAVIGIYGMGLTQHRKGTETVRMLVNLLLLRGNIGKPGAGICPVRGHSNVQGQRTVGITEKPELAPLDRLKELYDFEPPREKGLNTVETCEGILDGSVRAFVSLGGNFLRAIPDTGRMEPAWRRQRLTVQISTKLNRSHLVNGDVAYILPCLGRIEIDQQATGPQAVSMEDSTARFHGSRGVSDPVGPEVRSEPWIVAEIAKATVPPNPRIDWDAWVADYGRVRDAIEATYPKVFHDLNGQMFRPGGITKPLGARDRKWETETGKANFVVPAGLEADPDLPKHGPDVLDLITLRSNDQFNTTVYGYDDRFRGVKGTRDILFMNRADIARLGLKDGGSVDVEAVAGDQVERRVGGLRVIAYDIPQGNCGGYYPELNVLLPLWHYDEQSKTPAAKAITVRVSAAMPTT, from the coding sequence ATGACCGACCAGAACACCGGCGACGTACGGATCGAACCCTACGACGGCCCGGCAGGCGGCTGGGGCTCCGCCCGCTCCCTCGTGGAGATCCTGACCCGCGAGGGCGTACCGGTCACCGGCTCGGCGATGCTGCTCAAGCACAACAAGCCGGACGGCTACATGTGCACGTCCTGTGCCTGGGCGAAGCCGGCCAAGCCCCTGGCCTTCGAGTATTGCGAGAACGGCGCCAAGGCGACGGCCTGGGAACAGACCCGCCGCCGGGCGACCCCGGACTTCTTCGCCGACCACACCGTCACCGAGTTGTCCGGCTGGAGCGACTATGCCCTGGAGGAGCAGGGCCGCCTCACCCATCCGATGCGCTACGATCCCGAGACCGACCGGTACCGGCCCGTCCCGTGGACGGAGGCCTTCGCGGAGATCGGACGGGAGCTGAAGGCGCTGCGCGACGAGGATCCGAAATCGGCGGTGTTCTACGCCTCCGGGCGGGCCTCGCTCGAAACGAGCTACATGTGGGCGCTGTTCGCCCGGCTCTACGGCAACAACAACCTGCCCGACTCGTCCAACATGTGCCACGAGCCGACCTCGGTGGCGCTACCGCAATCGATCGGCGCGCCAGTCGGCACGGTGCTGCTGGAGGATTTCGAGTCCACCGACCTGATCTTCTTCTTCGGCCAGAATGTCGGCTCGAACGCGCCCCGGATGCTCCACCCGCTCCAGGAAGCCCGGCGTCGGGGCGCGCAGATCATCACCTTCAACCCGCTGCGCGAGCGCGGGCTCGAGCGCTTCACCAACCCGCAATCGCCGGTGGAGATGCTGACGCGCTCGGCGACCAAGATCTCGACGCAGTATCACCAGGTGAAGGCCGGGGGCGACCTCGCGGCGCTGACCGGCCTGTGCAAGTCCCTGCTCGCGATGGACCGGGAGGCCACCGCATCGGGCCGACCCGCCATTCTCGACCACGCCTTCATCGCCGAGCACACCCACGGCTTCGCGGAGTTCGTGGCGTTCTGCGATCGGGAGGATTGGGCCGCGATCGAGCGTCGCTCCGGTCTCACGCGCCCAGCCCTCGAAGCCGCGGCCGGGGCCTACGCCCGCGCCAAGGCGGTGATCGGCATCTACGGGATGGGGCTGACCCAGCACCGCAAGGGCACCGAGACGGTGCGGATGCTGGTGAACCTGCTGCTCCTGCGCGGCAATATCGGCAAGCCCGGGGCCGGGATCTGCCCGGTGCGCGGCCACTCGAACGTGCAGGGCCAGCGCACGGTCGGCATTACCGAGAAGCCGGAGCTGGCGCCGCTCGACAGGCTCAAAGAGCTGTACGACTTCGAGCCCCCGCGGGAGAAGGGCCTGAACACCGTCGAGACCTGCGAGGGCATCCTGGACGGCAGCGTCCGAGCCTTCGTCAGCCTCGGCGGCAACTTCCTGCGGGCGATCCCCGATACCGGGCGGATGGAGCCTGCTTGGCGCCGACAGCGCCTCACCGTTCAGATCTCGACCAAGCTGAACCGCTCGCACCTGGTGAACGGGGACGTGGCCTACATCCTCCCGTGCCTCGGCCGCATCGAGATCGACCAGCAGGCGACCGGCCCACAGGCGGTCTCGATGGAGGATTCGACCGCGCGCTTCCACGGCTCCCGGGGCGTGTCTGACCCGGTCGGCCCGGAGGTGCGCTCCGAGCCCTGGATCGTCGCCGAGATCGCCAAGGCGACGGTGCCGCCGAACCCGCGGATCGACTGGGATGCGTGGGTCGCCGATTACGGCCGGGTGCGCGACGCCATCGAGGCGACCTACCCCAAGGTGTTCCACGACTTGAACGGGCAGATGTTCCGGCCCGGCGGGATCACCAAGCCGCTGGGCGCCCGCGACCGGAAGTGGGAGACCGAGACCGGCAAGGCGAATTTCGTCGTCCCCGCGGGGCTGGAGGCCGATCCCGACCTGCCGAAGCATGGGCCCGACGTGCTCGACCTGATCACGTTGCGCTCGAACGACCAGTTCAACACCACGGTCTACGGGTACGACGACCGCTTCCGCGGCGTGAAGGGCACCCGCGACATCCTGTTCATGAACCGGGCCGACATCGCCCGGCTTGGGCTGAAGGATGGCGGCTCCGTCGATGTCGAAGCGGTGGCCGGCGACCAGGTCGAGCGCCGCGTCGGCGGCCTGCGGGTGATCGCCTACGATATCCCCCAGGGGAATTGCGGCGGCTATTATCCAGAACTGAACGTGCTGTTGCCCCTATGGCATTACGACGAGCAGTCCAAGACGCCGGCCGCCAAGGCCATCACGGTGCGGGTCAGCGCTGCGA